AATTTGCCTGATACTTGCTCCCTTTTGAATTCGTGCCGCCGCCGTGGAAATCTGAATCAGCTATAGGTTCATAAATCGCATCTTTCTCAAGCCTTCTGTAATCATAGGATATCTGAAAGTCACCGGAATTTTTTATAGAGCCTATTCTTATTCCGCCAAGAGAGCCGGTTTCATTTTTTACGTTGCTGACGGTATTAGTTACGTAGTCGCCGTAGAAAGTGACCGGGATTTTCATTTCACCGATACTGAACTCTATTGGTGTAAACTCGCCTGTCAGCGTGAAAAGTCTATAGTCATAGGCAAACCGATTTTTGCCATCAGCGTCTGTTATAACTGTGTTGGTCTTTTTTACAACTGTGGGGCTGACATCTTCTAAGGCTGCGCCTTTTATGTTATGGAAATCATAGTAGCCGCCTGCGAATTTAAGTTTTGTCCCAAAAAGTGCGGCAGATATTCCTCCCTGCAATCCATATAGAGAGACATCATTTGAATCAGTTGATGATTCATCAATTGGGAAGAAGCCTGCGGTAACAAAGGGCTCTATATTAAAATCCTTTTCTCCGAAGGTCTTTTTTGCCTGTACAACTACACCCTCGGGAGTGATATCAGGATCCCATAAAAGGTCTGTTGTGTAAAATGGATTCTCGATTTTTCCGCCTGCAAATCTAAGTTCAGGAATCGGCTTTACTTCAAGATATGCACGGTCAATCCAGATATTCTTCTGTGAAAACGTGTCCTGCATGGTCTGGTTTGTTGATACCTGTTCTCCTGTGCCTGATGCAAGCCTGAAGCCGACTTTCACTTTGTCATTTACTGTTGTTTCAAATCCATAGCGGAGCCTGAATCTTCCCCTGTGCCTGTCAGGAGAATTGATTTCTGCTCTGGTTGAAGGGTCGAAGTCTTCCATTTTATCAAATGCGTATCTCAATCTCATATCACCGGAGAATGTTGTGTTCTTGATCCATGATGGAAGGATTGTGTCTTTCAGCTTATCCTGTGACTTGGCGATCTCATCTTTTACTTCTGCCACCACTGCCTGTTTTTTTTCTTCATAGTCTTTATTCTCTTCAGCCTTTGTTTCTGAAAGCATATCATTGGCTTCCTGCTGGGTTATCAAGCCTTTTTCAACGAGCTTTTTAACAAGGATATCAACTTCACCTGCGAAAGAGAGCGAAGTGCAGAGAATAAATGCTAATGACATAATAAACAATTTAAGCTTGTTCAAAATTTAGTCTCCTTTTATTAAGGTAGTTTTTAATATTGCGGATTGTTGATTCAATTTCCTTCAGTTGCTTTTCCACGTTCTGGTCTATTACTGTGGAGGCAAAATCAATGGAGTTTTTCACCTCCTCAAGCTTCCAGATAAGAACGTTTACATTGAGAATTGGAGTTTTCTTTCGAGTTGTTTCTGTTGTTTCCATTTATTTTCACCTCCCTTCAAATGTTTAAATGTTTCCTTTTTCAAGGATTAAAATAGTGTTTCTTTATAAAGTGAAAATAAGGGGAGTGTTAATTTTTGGTTAAGAATGAAAAGTTTTAGTCTGCGCTGATTCGTGTTGTATCCGGTGCATTAAGAAGGGCATAACAATCTGCTATCCACTAAACAATCATATTGACTCTAAGTTCAAAGAACTATTTATTATACAAACAGGCACTTATAATTTTAGACCCGAAAAAATAAATGAGTTTGCCGCGGCTGTTATAGAATTTTGTGAATTGACTAATGCTCATGAGAAGAAACTGATATCTGAATATGAGAAGTTAAAAAATAGGTTGCTACCTAACTACAGCTTGGAGCTGTTGCCATCGTTGAGATATGAGCGCATGCAGCTCAAGCTGAGTGTTAGGCTATACTTTCACCTTAAAAGGAGGATCGCAAAATGATCGATACATTTTCACCCGCTGACAGTGTGCTCTTGCTCATCGACCATCAACTGGGGACGATGAAGCTCATCAAGAATATCCCCATTGATTTGGTCAAGCGAAACACGCTGGCTCTCGCTAAGACAGCCAAGATACTAAACATTCCCGTCGTCCTCACGAGTTCACAGGAACGGAACGTCCAGGGACCATTGTTGCCGGAGCTTGAACATATTCTTCCAGAGGCTTTCGCTGCCAGAATCCAGCGTGCTGGCATTGTTAACGCATGGAATGATCTGAACTTCAAGAAAGCTGTCGAAGCGACAGGTCGCAGGAATCTCATCATGGCTGGTGTGACCACCGACGTGTGTTTGGTGTTTCCGGCAATCAGTGCCTGCCGCGAGGGCTACCATGTGCAAGCAGTTATAGATGCTTCAGGGTCGCCTTACGAACTTTCCGAAGATATGTCGCGGCGGCGCATGGAACGCGAGGGAGTGGTGCTTACTGCGACAAACACGCTCATGGCTGAACTTGCTCAGGACTGGAGTCGGCCAGAAGGCGGCCAGTTGCTTGGCATACTGTTTCAAGAAGTACTTCCGCCAATCGCCTAACATGGCGCTCAACCGGAGAGCGGTTACAATACGGTTTTATTTTTTTAGCGGGATATAGCGCAAGAGAAATAAATGAGATAAGAAAAATAGTGATAGGAAATGCAGATTTTTTAGAGGAATTGGTATCCACTGGGAAGAAATCGACGAGGATGTTTCAATAGAATCATTGTTGAAAGGATAGTGGCTAGTAATCAATTCAACAAGGCAGTGTGACAGTAAACTTGCTGCCTTCCCCTGGTGTGCTTTCAATGTCTATCCTGCCATTGTGGAGCATAACGATATGCTTCACGATCGAAAGACCAAGCCCGGTGCCTCCGGATTTTTTTGAGCGGGATTTGTCAACAACATAGAACCTTTCAAATACACGGGACAAGTCTTCTTTCGGTATTCCGATTCCTGTGTCTGTTACTTTTGCTATGACATTTGAAGCTTCGCAGCGGAGTGTAACTGTCACTTTTCCCTGGTCTGTATATTTTATTGCATTGTCTATTAGGTTTATAAATAACTGCTCGAGCTTAAAAGGGTCTCCTCTGACTAATGGAACTTTTTCATCTGCTTCAACTTTCATTTCAATATTCTTTTCTCTTGCCTTGTGCTCAAGTGCTTTGATGGAGTTCTCTATTATCCCTTTCAGGTTGACTTTTTCAATCGTGAGCCTTGTTCCTTTTTCTTCAAGCTCTGAGAGGAGAAGAAGGTCATTTACGATATTTACAAGACGGTCGGTGTTTCTTTTTATGATTTCAATATAGTTCCTGTTCTTATCATCAATCTCATCTTCTATGGTTTCTACATAACCTTTGATTGCTGTAAGAGGTGTCCGGAGCTCATGGGAGACATTTACTACGAAGTCCTTTTTTACTTTTTCAATATTCTTGAGCTCTGTTATGTCGTGTAACAGGACTATTATTTCATCTTTAGCTGGGATATATGAGGCACTGCAATGATAAATTCGTGAGCAGATTTCGATTTCTCCTTCCTTGTTAATCCTATTCATACGAACATTATCAACAATCTCATTGAAGTCAGGATTCCGCAAACCTTCCCAGAATGATTTTCCTGATATCATTTCATTTCCTGCGATTTGTTTTGCCTTTTCATTGCAAAGGATTATTGTCCCGCTTTTGTCAATGAGGATTACCCCTGCCTGAAAAGATGATATTATTCCATGTAACTCGTCCTTCTGGGATGAAAGTTCCCCGAAAAGATTTCGTATTTCTCCTGTCATATAATTGAAATTGTCAGCAAGGTCCCGCATCTCATCTTTGTTGTTTAGAAAAACCCTTACATCAAAATCGCCTTCTGCAAATTTTTTTGATGCAGCGCTAAGATCCTTTATTGGCCTTGCAAGGTTTCTTGCGAGAAATACAGCACCGATGACTGATATGATAAGGATAACAGCGGCTATTCCTGCAATGCTTATTTCTAATTTTGTGAGAAGCGGATTGATGTCTTTGAGATGAAGACTTAATCTTACATAGCCTTCAATCTCATTTCCTTTTTTTAGAGGAAGTGCCAAATAAAGCATTTCCTCGTTAATAGTCGCACTGAAGCGAAGAGAACTGCCGGGATTCCCATTTGATGCCTCGATGATCTCGGGACGTGCCTTGTGGTTTTCCATGGTGTGCGGATCTTTTTCTGAATCTGCCACAACAGTGCCGTCACTTAGTATTATTGTTATGCGCGTATTAAGCTCAGGCCCCGTGGTTTTTATAAGCGCATCAATATCATTATACTTTTTTTCTTCAAGCATCGGGGCTATCGTAACTTTCACAGATAAGGCAAGACGTGTCAAATCCTGCTCAAGAAGCTGGATGTAATGCGACTTTATCGTGTTGAATGAAAATATCAGGATTAGGGAGCACAACGAAAAAATGATAACAAGATAGCCGCTTAATATTTTTGTGAATATGGTTCGCTTCATACTTCTAATTTATACCCCACGCCTCTGATGTTTTTTATGAGCTCTGCCGCTTTGCCAAGTTTGTCCCTGAGGTTTTTTATATGAACATCGATTGTTCTGTCCACGACTGTTTTCTCATCTCCCCACAATTTTGTGAGTATCTCGTCGCGGGTGAATACCTTGCCAATGTGTGATGTCAGTATCTGAAGTATCCTGAACTCAGTTGAAGTGAGCTCTATTTTATTCTTATCAACGAATGCCTCATATTTTTCCGGATCTATGACAAGGATGCTGCTGATTGTGATTTTCGTTGTTTCCAGTTTATCATTTCCTCTGCGCAAAACTGCTTTTACTCTTGCAACAAGTTCTTTTGGAGAGAAAGGCTTTGTGACATAGTCATCTGCGCCGAGTTCTAATCCTAAGACTTTGTCTATTTCTTCACTCTTTGCCGTGAGAATAATAATACGGCACCTGCTATGCTTTTCGTTGTTCCTCAGAAATTTACAGATTTCAAGGCCGTCAGTATCAGGAAGCATAAGATCAAGAATGACAAGGTCAGGGCTGTTTGATTTAAGAAAAGATAGAAAGCTTTTTCCGTCGGAAAACTCTTTGGTGCTGAAGCCCGCTTTTTTTAGGTTAATGGATATAAGCTCAGAAATATCCGGTTCATCTTCAACCACTGCAATTAATTCATTCATTATTGTCATAAACACATTTCACAATTAAATAGCGCCTCATGTCAAGAAACTTTATTTTATTAATAATTCTATCGCTCCGTGGTTTTCAATAAATTTACACTATGTTATATTTTATAATATTTTTTTTAAATCTAAAATTGCGGGGTTAAAGCATATACAGTGCCGGTTAAAAAATATCCTCTTCTCTTAGTTCTGATCCCCTTTATTTCAGGGATTCTTTTTGGAAAAGGATTCCCGTCTTCATCATTTTACATATACATTACAGCTACTGTCATATCTGCTTTGTTTCTTCTTCTTTCATTATATCTCGGCGGAAGAAAGCTCTCCCTCTTGATAGTTGTAATCTCAATTTCTTTTTTATCCGGTTTTACTGTCTGGCGCATTCATGCAGAAAGAGATTTGAAAATGCAAGATGAGGTCATAGAGTTTGATCGTATGCCGGCGGTGGTAAGAGGGATAATTGTCTCTATCCCCCAGAGAACTCAAAACGGTGTGGAGTTTGAGATTGAGCCGGAAAAAATATTGATAGGGGAAAAACTTCATTCATTCCCCGGGCACCTCCTTGTTTCTTTAAAGGCTCCATATGAAACAGATGAGATGCCCCGCTATGGAGAGTTAATACAGGCATCAGGCACATTGCATGTACCGGGCAGTTACAGAAACTTTGAAGGCTTTGATTACGGTGAGTATATGAGAGAAAAAGACATATCTCTTATTCTTTCTGTAAAAAGCCATCTATTCTTTAAGGTCATAGAAGAAGGCAGAGGAGCCCAGATCCTTTCATTCATATATGCGATGAGAGAGCGGGCAATCGATACATTAAACAGAGAGATAGTTTTTCCGCTTGCCCCACTTGGGGCAGGTATCATCTTTGGTGAGAGAAGCACAATCCCAGATGAAATAGAAAATTATTTTAAACTGTCAGGCACGTATCATCTTTTTGCCATTTCAGGGTTCAATATAGGGATTATGAGCCTTGCATGTTTTGCATTTTTCCGCGGGCTTGGACTGAGCCGCAAAACTGCAGCAATCCCGGCTGCTGTTGTTGTGGTTATTTATTCTCTGATGTCCGGGATGGGAGATTCTGTAAAAAGGGCTATGATAATGGCTCTTACATATTTTGCCGCTATAATACTTGAAAGGGAAAGAGATGTTTTAAACTCCCTCTTTGTTTCATTACTTATTATCCTTGTTCTCTATCCATCGAGCATTGATGATGCAGGGTTCCTGCTCACCTTCGCAGCGTCGTTCTTTCTCATCACCTGTACGCCATTTATTTATGAAAAGCTCGCCTTCATACCGGGTGTATATCTAAGAGGTCTTATCTCCGCGTCAATAGCTGCACAGATAGGAGTGATCCCTGTGCTTGCCTGCTTTTTTAATTATATCTCATTGATGAGCGTGTTTGCGAATATTGTTGCTGTGCCTATTGCCTCGGCTGCATTTATCTGGGGGATTGTAAGTCTGATAGTATCCCAGATAATCACATCATCTGCTTCATTTTTCTGCGGAGTAGAAGAGGTGATTTTATATATTCTCTTTGAGTGCGTGAATTTTTTTTCAACGCTTCCACTTTCCTATCTAAGAATTATTTCGCCGGGATATCCTGAAGTAGTCCTTTATTATTTAATCACTGCATATATATTTTTAATCCCTGCAAAAAACAGGAAGACATATATTCCTCATATTGCTGCCCTTCTTCTTATCTCGCTTTTTACTGCAAGGGCAGAAGGATTCTTAAGACCGCCTGAATGTCTTACGGTCACTGTCCTTGATGTCGGAGAGGGTGAGGCAATTGTGCTTCAAGGAGCGGGCGGAAAAATATTTTTGATAGACACAGGGGGAACCTATGACAACAAATTCGATATTGGCGAAAGTGTGGTGGTTCCATATTTGTTGAAAAGCGGCATATCATCTATTGACGGAGTCATCATAACACATCCTCATCCTGACCATATGTATGGACTTGCCTCGATTGCGAAGAGCTTTAATGTTGGTTGCGTTTACATTTCAAAGTGCTTTTCTCCGGAGAACAATTCTGTTTATAGATATGTGAATCAGGAGCTTTCTAAAAAAGGAATCGAGATAAAGCAGGTCGTCGCAGGTGATAAGATTCTCATTGATGATACTGTTGAAGTCCTTGCAGAGTATCCTGCCGAGACAGACTGTAATGAGGCTTTCGGCAATATAAACAATCTTTCACTTTTGTTGAAGGTAAGTTTTGGAGGCAAAGCAATGCTCTTTACCGGAGATATTGAAGAGCCTGCCATTGAGAAGATACTTGAGCGAGGAATTGATGTAAAGTGCGATGTTCTTAAGATTCCCCATCATGGAGGAAGGACATCAGCATCGAAAAAACTGATAGAAAGAACTGGTGCAGGCATAGCTGTCGTGTCGGCAGGGAAGGGGAACAATTTCGGGCATCCCTCGAAAGAGGTTCTTAATAATTTACAAGAGAGCAATATTAAATTATACAGGACTGACATTGACGGGGCGGTAAAAATAATGTTGAGAAAAGATGGAATAGAAGTTAAGAAAGCAGTGGAAGGGAGATAAGAGAATATGCAAATCGGAAAATTTAAAACTGAGCTTCTTATTGCAGGATTTTTCAGACTCGACGGCGGAGCAAGCTTCGGGATAATACCAAAGGCGATTTGGCAGAAAGTTTGTCCTCCTGACGAGCAAAACAGGATCAGGGTTTCGTCAAGGCCTCTTCTTATTCAGACAGGGAAGAAGAATATTCTTATTGATACAGGCATGGGGAATAAATGGGATGAGAAGGGAATGAAGATGTACAGTATTGAAAATGAACCATCGCTTTTGGCTTCGCTGAAAAAATTAAATATTGAGCCAGAAGCGATTGATATTGTTATAAATACACACCTTCATTTTGATCATAGTGGAGGCAATACCATAATTGCTGATGGTAAGATAAAGCCTGCCTTTCCGAAAGCCCGTTATGTCATACAAAAGGGTGAATGGGAGTATGCCCTTAATCCTGATGACAGGTCTGCGGGGAGTTATTTGAAGGAAAATTATCTTCCATTGATGGAGGAGTTTGTTCAGGTTGATCTTATTGAAGGAGATGCGAGAATTTGTGAAGGAGTGAGTGTGATTATGTCAACAGGTCACACAACGTTTCATCAATCGGTACTTATCGAATCTGAGGGGATGAAGCTTTTTTATCCGGGCGATATAATGCCAACTTCAATGCATGTCCATCTTCCATGGGTAATGGCTTACGACATGGCGCCAATCGAATCTGTAAACACCCGCAAAAAACTCATTGAAAGGGCAATCGATGAGAACTGGCTCATTGCATTAGAGCATGATCCGGTGCAGGAGTTCGGGAGGTTAAGGATCGAGAAGGGGAAGTTCATCTTTGTGCCGGAGATAGTCAGTTAAATCCTTTATGTTGTAAATATATTTGACAACTACGAATTATTTTAAGGATACTAATAATTAAATACTGACAAGAGGTGCTTTCAATGAAACTGAAAGTCATATTAGAACAGAGTGAGGAGGGGGGATACACTGCAATAGTTCCTAGTCTCCCTGGCTGTATTAGCGAAGGCAACTCCAAAGAGGAAGCTTTGACCAATATAAAAGAGGCTATAGAGCTTTATCTTGAACCGCTCGATGATGATCTTCAAACATTTCCGAACGCAGAGGTTGTTGAAATTGCTCTATGACGAAGGTTCCAAGCTTAAATTACGAGAAGGTCATTAAAGCACTTCAGCGTGATGGCTGGGTTGTAGTTCGTCAAAAGGGCAGTCATATAAGACTGCAGAAAAATACAAAAACAGAAGTTCTTAAAATAACCGTTCCAGCACATCGCCCTATTAAGCGTTCTACTCTTTCCCATATTTTAAAAGAAGCGTATCTGTCTGTAGAAGATTTTGAAAAGCTCTTATAATATGTATTCAATTATCCCTGACGCATTGAAAGAGGTTTTAAAAAGAGCAAAATCCGTAGTTGTCCTTACCGGTGCGGGAATCTCCGCTGAAAGCGGGGTGCCCACATTCAGGGGAAAAGACGGACTATGGAAAACCTACCGTGCAGAGGAACTTGCAACACCGGAGGCATTCTACCGCAATCCAGCACTTGTCTGGGAATGGTATGACTGGAGAAGGCAGTTGATTGTGCCTCTCTCACCAAACGATGGCCACAGAGCAGTTGCTGAAATGGAAAAGAAGTTTGAGAATTTCCTTCTTGTCACGCAGAATGTTGACGGACTTCACCGTAAGGCGGGGAGTTCTAAGATGCTTGAGATCCACGGTAATATCTGGAATGTGAGGTGTACAAAAGAAGGAACGGTTAAAGAATGTCTTGATGTGCCGCTAAAAGAAATCCCGCCCAAATGCGCCTGCGGTGCCTTGCTTCGTCCCCACATTGTATGGTTTGGCGAGTCATTGGACAGGCAGATACTTGATAAGGCAATCTCTGTGACAGAAGCCTGCGATGTTTTCTTCTCTGTGGGGACTTCGGCGCTTGTCCAGCCTGCGGCATCATTTGCCATGATGGCTAAAGAGCATGGCGCCTATGTAGTCGAAATCAATTACGATGAAACGCCGATCTCCGACACGGTTGACCTTTCCCTTCGCGGCAAATCAGGTGAGATACTTCCGGAGATTCTGAGGGAGATAATTGTTAGTTAGAAAAGTTGAGGCTTATATAAAGCTTGTATTTCAGACCCAATTCTATATAATTCAGTCAATTAACTGACCGATTTTGAAAAAATGTATATAGTTCAAAAACAAATGGAAAATCTAAGGCGGTTGCTGGCTCCGGGTAAGGTTATTGTAATTTACGGTCCGCGGCGCACCGGCAAGACTACGCTGTTAACTGAGTTTTTAAAGCGAGAAAAGAAGCCTTATCTGCTGGTAAATGGTGAGGACATTACCGTACAGGGATATCTTTCAAGTCAGTCACTGGAAAAGCTTAAAGCCTTCGTTGGTGCTAATCGTCTGCTTGTTGTAGATGAAGCGCAAAAAGTACCAAATATTGGGCTTAACCTTAAACTGATTATTGACCATCTCTCCGGGATAAGGATTATCGCTACAGGCTCATCATCATTTGACCTTGCACGGAGCATTGGAGAGCCGCTTACCGGCAGGAAATATACTCTTAAACTTTTTCCTCTTGCTCAAATTGAGATTGGACAGATAGAACAGCGAAATCAGACGGATGCCAATCTGGAAAGCCGGCTTATATATGGGTCTTATCCGGAAATTGTGCTTATGCAGGATAACCGCGTGCGGGAGCAGTACCTCAAGGGGATAGTCTCATCCTATCTATACAAGGATATTTTGGAACTGGATGGTATCCGTCATTCTGCAAAGATAAGCCGTCTTTTACAACTCGTCGCTTTTCAGATTGGCAAGGAAGTTTCCTATACCGAGTTAGCCAATAGCCTGGGGATGAGCAAGAATACTGCGGAGCGCTATCTTGATCTTCTTGAAAAGACTTTTGTCCTTACAAAACTTTCCGGTTTTAGCCGCAACCTGCGAAATGAAATCACCAAGAACTGCCGCTATTACTTCATAGACAATGGGATTCGTAACGCGCTTATCAACAACTTTAACCCTCTGGAGTTGCGTAATGATACAGGAGAGCTCTGGGAAAACTATCTCGTCATTGAGCGGTTGAAGAGGCAAGAATATCTGTGTGCAGCCGCCAACAACTATTTTTGGCGCACATATACGAAGCAGGAGATGGACTTTGTTGAAGAACGGGAAGGAAGACTCTACGGCTATGAGATGAAATGGGGGAAGGCAAAGCCTCGTCCGCCTAAAGAATGGCTCAAAGCTTATCCTGAGGCGTCATATATGGTTGTGAACCGGGAGAATTATCTGGATTTCATTACATAGTACAGAACTAATTTTTGCTTAGTAAATCAGGTGTGGTACTGCCGGAGATTGTGAGAGGGTTGTAGCTAGTTAATCGTTATCTGCTTTGATACGCTGATGTTGTTCTCTTCATTTGATTCGATTACGTTATTCTCGCTGTCGCAGACTGTTTTTATATAGTATGTGCCGGGGGTTTCATTTACTTTCCATTTGAAGTGTATAGTTGTGCTCTTATTCTTTTTAATGGTTTTGATATTTCTTTTACCAAGCAATTCATCACCATCAACTGATTTATTGTCATTGCCTGATAAATAGAAACTAACTTTTGAGTGAGTGCTGTTTGCCTTGCCTATGTTTTTGATTACGGTATTTACAATCGCACTTTTCCCATTTTTAAATGTGTTTGGACATTTTACAGATTTTGCCAACAGGTCAGGGAGTTTAATTGCATTTGTTGTGGAGATTCTCAATTTTGGCGCCTTTGTGGAACCATCAGAAGATGTATAAAAATTAGCATTGGCTCCGTAATAACATGGATGACCAACTCCTGGTACATAAACAGTGTCTCTCTGAGGACTAAGGTAAAAGCCAGAATAAGAGTTGGAAGATAGCAGTAACAGGTCATCATTTAAGGCGTCAGTAACATCTATATAGTGGAGTTTTGGTGTATAATCAACAGGAACTACAGATAAATTCCCAATGTATTCACCTTCGTACATACGCATACTTATAGATAACGTTTGCTTTTCTGAATCTTCGGTTAAACTAGTAACATAAATACCGCCGTTTCCAGAAGTACCATATAACATTAATTCTGCGGTAAATGTTCCGGTAACCAATGAGCTTAGACTTGAAATATCAAATTCAATTATCCCATAACTGTTATTAATTACACATGCATCCCAGCAATTAGATTGAAAGAGTTCAATGCCTTCTCTTATTACAGTACCAACATGGACATCCTCACAACCACTCATTGAGCTGGTAGAGGAAGAGCCATAGGCAACACGACCTGAATATAAAGTTCCTTCAGCAACAGGAGCAAGAGTAATTGTAGTAATATCCGGATCACATGGGTCACCAATGCCGTCATTGTCC
The sequence above is drawn from the Candidatus Schekmanbacteria bacterium genome and encodes:
- a CDS encoding thrombospondin type 3 repeat-containing protein; the encoded protein is MSNSKSLLLFLIAIAIFLLPSSSYSNNNAITAMSEVNNNDKDNDSIKNDSDNCPDIPNPTQADQDNDGIGDPCDPDITTITLAPVAEGTLYSGRVAYGSSSTSSMSGCEDVHVGTVIREGIELFQSNCWDACVINNSYGIIEFDISSLSSLVTGTFTAELMLYGTSGNGGIYVTSLTEDSEKQTLSISMRMYEGEYIGNLSVVPVDYTPKLHYIDVTDALNDDLLLLSSNSYSGFYLSPQRDTVYVPGVGHPCYYGANANFYTSSDGSTKAPKLRISTTNAIKLPDLLAKSVKCPNTFKNGKSAIVNTVIKNIGKANSTHSKVSFYLSGNDNKSVDGDELLGKRNIKTIKKNKSTTIHFKWKVNETPGTYYIKTVCDSENNVIESNEENNISVSKQITIN